The Prunus dulcis chromosome 5, ALMONDv2, whole genome shotgun sequence genomic sequence GGTAATTTCTATACTCAACTACCCAGCCAAACATTGCAAACCTAGCACAGGAAGGAGAATCATGGAAGAGGAAAAGCAAAGTACATAAGCACAGGATCACAAAATTTAGGATGGTTCACCCTAAACTTGACAATGCACATGTGGGTGAAGACTACGATAATCCAGTAAACCAAAAGAGTAAATATAATTACAACGAGAAACTGATAGGTCCGTCCAATCAACTAAAGTAAGCTCTCTTATGCGGTCTCAGTTCTCAATGGAGAATACCAATTGCACCTGAAGCTCATAGGTTCTCTCTTAATTGTGGCGATCATTCACTCTTAGAAAACTTCAACAATCCTATTTGTAGGAAGCGTTGCGAGGGAAGGTGCTGTCCAAGTAAATTGCTTTCCTCATATTGAGTCGCACTACATCAATCTCCACCTCGTTGAAAATTAAGTCTCTAGCCTTCACCACAAATCAAGCTCCTGGGATCAAACTCACTTACCAAAACATGCTCTATGTAGCCACAACAAGTATGTAATCTAAGGTCTTAAAGAACTTGACAAAACAAATTGATGCCTTTGAACAGTTTGCCCAATTTCCTCATAAATACCTCAGAACTAACCAATTGCCATAAAAACTCTTATTTTTACCGGTCAGtgatttttgttctctttttgttttgttaaattttaaatcTGTCTTTGCGGTGTCCttttttttgcctttataGTTGATCTGTTCTGTATTTCAAGCATTGCATCTTGCCTTCATCAAGATATTGCAAATCACTCTCAATGAGTGATGTCAGTTTTTGACAGTacatgattttatttctttttattttctattttaaactTGGTTATTATGCAGTGGTAAAACCATTGAGCTCGACGATGTTACTTTCCATCAATGTGTAAACTTGACAAGGTTCAACTCAGAGAAGACAGTTAGTTTTGTGCCACCTGATGGTGAATTTGAATTAATGAAGTAAGCCCCTACTTCCTTTAATGTTGTCCTTTATGGTGTGAATTTAACTGTTTTCTTAGGGTGCTCGGACCAGCTCACTTCACGATAATGTTGTTTTTACATTGTGCATTATGACAAATTAAATGGTCCCTTAAATGGATGTCACAACTCGAGGGAACTTGATTTTAATATGAGCTTGCCATATAACCTTGTCTGTGATTGCGAGGAGTTTCAATTGTGCCGCTACTTTGTAACATCTGATGTTCTGGTTTATATCTTGTATGCTTTCATATCAAGGGGAGGTGGTTTGTGACTCATGCTTCCTAACTTCAGTCAGTCATCTTTCGTTCTTTTGACAGAAGAATTTTATTGGGTGTTAAAGTTATAAACCAACAAAAGTCCTAGATAGCTTTTATAGGGTTGTACTCAATTTTTGGTATTCTTTACTAGTACCTTCTCTGCAGTTAGCAATCTTATACATGTGGAATGCATGTGAAACTACTAGTATTATTTACAGCCTGATATCACTGTTATAAATCTTAATGATAGGTAGAGTTTCTTTTAATACCAGATAAATTTTGTAGTTGCGTAGCAGAGTTGTATACATTTAATTGTATTCATAAGGCCTACTTCTGTGATTGGTTATATGTGCAATAGGTACCGTATTACTGAGGGCGTGAACCTTCCCTTCCGAGTATTGCCTACAATTAAGGAACTTGGTAGAACTCGCATTGAAGTAAATGTTAAGGTTTGCTACTTTTCATGTTAAAGGTTGCTATTTTTGGATGTTTGTTGCTTGGAAAATAACTTATATGCGCTACTTCTCTTCAGGTAAAGAGTGTCTTTGGTGCAAAAATGTTTGCTCTTGGGGTTGTCATCAAAATTCCTGTGCCAAAACAAACAGCAAAGACAAATTTTCAAGTGACTTCGGGTCGAGCAAAATACAATGCTGCTATTGATTGTTTGGTTTGGAAGTGAGTGTCTGTAGTATGTTTATTTATTGAGTTCTAATTCTGTGGACTATTTAATTTGTTAAGATTTGCAATATTAATTTTCTGTTGAAAAAACTGCAATATTGTTTTAATTCAGTAGCTCCTGAACGCTGGCTTAGGTGGTAAAAAAGGTGGGATTAGATATGGGGTTGGGGTAGGTACCATTCTAGGTTCAAAGTATGCAAATCTGCCTGGCATATATGAAACTTATAGGAGCCTTTTTGACTGCCTGAAATGCGTGCATTATTTTCACTGTATTCAACTTTCTTGTGACTttgtaggataagaaaatttcCAGGACAAACTGAGCCAACCTTGAGTGCAGAAGTTGAGCTGATTTCGACGATGACAGAAAAGAAATCTTGGACAAGACCACCAATTCAGATGGAGTTCCAGGTGCCTAACTAATCATTGCTGCTAACTCCAGTATTCTTATGACAATTGTTTCATCTCCACTTTAGTAGGTAGTGCATCATtagagaaaaaattaaaaattaaaaaatgtgaccaaaacccaaacaatcaGCAGCTAGGTTTATGCATTTCAAAACTAAtactttttagtttttaggttttaatttttgctcTACTTGTATATCTTCTGAAGCACATATGGAAATTATACATGCTGTTTTCTTTACCGTCTAAAATTTTGATCCCTATGTTACTTGGATGCTGTTCACGTGTGAAAAGGAAATATTGCTTGCGTGTTCATGTTTTTTGCACAGTAAGTCTCTAGTATATTGCCTATTATCAGTGGTGGACCTAGGATTTCCTGATAGATGAACAGTTTCCCGACCTACGTTTAAAATTTCTGTTTTCATGTATGTCTTTATGGCATTTGATCTTGTTTCTTCTCCCCGTCCACCTCTTTAAAGAAGGTGATTCATTGAGTTATTGTGTACACAGGTTCCAATGTTCACAGCATCTGGTTTACGTGTCCGTTTTCTCAAGGTACTGGCTTTGCCCTGTCAACACTAGTATGCATTCTGTAAAAAATGTTGCATTTATTCATCGATTTTCTGCAGGTATGGGAAAAGAGTGGGTACAACACTGTTGAGTGGGTCCGCTATATCACCAAAGCCGGTTCATACGAGATTAGGTGCTAGAGACATGGGATTGCTGTTGTGAAGACTTGAGAGGATTTTAGGGTGGATGCTGGAATTTTATACAATTGAGTTGAGTGGGAATTATTCAGGAGTTATGTTTTGAGAAGCATAAATCATAGGGATTTTAATTGCTCATGTTATAATTTGTGTCAATATGATTGTTTGTGGTCTTGTATCCTGTTGTAAATGCTAGCTTACTCTAGAACTGGTAAATTGAgccttcaattttttattttatttttctacttTCCTTTTTATGATCAATCATTTGTTGCGGTTTGGCAcaacttttatttgttgagATGAAGAGATTGTAAGTGGGATTTATGATGGTTTGGATGAGTTagttataaattataattgtaaAAATGACACGATACGCAACACAAATTGAGCCCAAGGAGGGGTGTATTCAATCGGGTGTATTCAATCCATACTTACAAACTTCCAACGAACAATAGAATGAGATAGAAATGTTGACCTTTTAACCCTTTATCCCCCTAATAatctaattttttgaaaaccCAGTAAACAAAGTCAGCATCTAATACAttcacgtgttataatataagtcTAAGTTGATGGGTTGATGGCATGGTTAAAATTTCTGACCTTTATAATCTGTCCAAGTTGGCATCTCATTTGATTAGCTCACGTTATGCTTATTGTTTGGTTTCTAATTTCCGAAGTTGGATACTCTTTTACATGTTCTCTGCATTTGATTGTACACGAGAGGGCAAGTtagcatctcatttaattagcACATGAAACCAATTCCaatccaaaattttaattgcATGTCCTAAGTACGGGCAAAATTGTACATCCATAATTTAAaccattaataaataaaatgaaaactaaaaaaactaaaaagttcaacaacaaaaaaacccagCCACCATCCCCCGTTTCTCCCACCCCCATCCACCATCTCTATCCCCAAAGAATGCCCTCATCCTtcctcctttctttctcttctctcagCAACCGACCACCGCACCATCATTCATAACCACCCAAACCCACCACCAGCCATACCCACCCACACCCTCAACTAGCCAAAAGGCCTCCAAGTCTGGTGGTTGCTTCAGGGTCTAGCTTGCTTGCAGCATTTGCAGCAACCAACAATACctaaaaacacaatttcacgccaaaaagatcaaaacccatagaaataagaaatttcaataaaattcaattcaatcaaAACCTCCAATACCAATAAGATATAAAACTTCAATTCATTTCTCCAAAAGAGCCGAACCCAAATAccaaaatcaatttcaaatccAAATAACACACCAACCAAAAATTCGATTTAAATGTTCATCAATCCtattaaacccaaaaaaataaaaccctaaCCAAATCCAACCAAGGCCTTGAACATGAAATCCCATtacacaaacaaaatcaaaaccaaaatcccAATTAATCACTAGCAACCCATAACAGCATAAACACAAAAACCCATATAGCCAATGTTCAACTTGAAATTAGAATGGGAATTCTAGCTGACAGTGCAAGACCCAAGTGgtttaatttgatttctgaACTTGCATGTCAATTTTCGAGCAAATAAACTCAGGATTTATTCCGGTAATTCTACTCTCTTTCAACCTCTCGGCAGCTAGTTGATAAGAATGGTGGCTTGGGTTCGTCGGAATTCaaatcaaagagagagagaggggggaagAGACAGAGAGGGAATAGTGAGGGGGAAGAGACAAAAAGGGCAGGGgcagagagagtgagagagagaggagagagaaaggtaAGATGCATGGAAGGGCATCCTCTCTCTAGACGGGTGGAGAAGTCGGATATGTTTGGGAAGAAATGGCAATATTGCCCATGCACTTACACATCACGTTGTTATTAACTGATGGAATTAATCAATTGGAATTGATTATTTAAAGTCTGatgatcaaaattaaaaaaattaaaagttcagagaccaaaattaaattcaaccTAACTTCTAATTAGACTTAATTTGCTGACGACTTAAAATTTGatgattaaaattaaaaaattaaaagttcgatgaccaaaatgaaattcaacCTTAACTCCTAATGACCAAAAATGTAATTACTCCTCCAATCGAACAAGAATTCTGAAAGGCGATTTCGAgtttcaattttcttctttaatcacattttgaattttaaattgatatcGAGAGTCGTGTGCACTGATGCacatgcaaaaaataaatttaaaaaagaaaaagaaaaagaaaaaatttataataacaGCGCACACACAACGAATTAAAGCATCAGCAAACCATCGACCGGCACTCAACTGTACGGGATCTTCTCTCTCAGGGTTTCACACTTGTAGAATTCAATACCTGCTAACCCCATTTTGCAACCGTTGCCGGCTCCAATACGCCGTCCTTTGGAGTTGCGATTGTTCAGCAGATGGGGTTTCTTAGGAAGATGGCGGGGATGCTAGGGTTTACGAAGGACGACGGCCACGAAGTCAAAGACAACGAGGAAGAGGACGAAGACGATAACCAGGCCCAGAACCGAGCCAATTTCCAAGAAACTGGGCTTCCCCGTAAAGGCTTCAGCGTTCCGGTTCAAGTCGCCGTTGACCGGAATCTTCCCGGCCCCGTTCTCGTTCCTTGTCGTTCCGGCGACGGTGGTGTCCAGGTAaatcgtctctctctctctctctctatctctcaaAACCTTCATTTCCattgatgaattgaattgttggATCAGCATTAGATTAATCTACAACGTTTGCCCAAAAGTTGAAGTATGCGTTAGTAgggttttgtttatgaataATTGGTAGAGTTCGATTGCTTGGCATCTATGAATTTGGCCTTAACTGTCATCCACTATGATTGCATAGTAAAATGTGAGAAATATTGTAATGGGATGGGCACATGACTTGTAGGTGAGCAGAATTTAGAATATCAGTTATTGGATAGCAATTGAGGGACTTGAGTGTAGTGGGTGGTATTTCAAATTTGGGAACAAAAGTTTGGAGCTTGAAGATTCGATCATAGGATGAGTGAGTGGGCATCTAATCTTCATTTCCAGTTTGTTCATTGTAGGACTCAATTGAACCCATTTGGAATTATTTTCCGTATAATGTTAAGAGGTCATGCAACATGAAGACATTGAAAGTGAATAGCACGATATGGGGGAAGTTCCCATCAGGCAGCAATGGCTGCCTGACCCTACTTAAGCAAACCCTCCTTAAGCATGCATATTCCGTGAGTGAGGACTTGGTGCTTGGAGCTTACATTAGAAGAAGTCAGCTGAAGGGGACTGCATAAGTGTCTAAATGTGCGTAAGCCCAGTCGAACTTGACTGTTCTAAGCAGGGCTGGCCACCCTTTCCGAATGGCATTGGTCCCTAGAACTGTTTCTATTGTTTCCCCTTCTTTTGCCTTTGGAATGGTCAAGTGTTAAGTTATGCCACCAGAGTTCTATTCTTCTTTCGGAAGCAGTCTGTATTTGATAGAGGCATACAGGTGATGATTCTTGGAATGTGCAACCTCTCTCTAGACGgtcttttatctttcttttctttttttaagtcTAGAAATGTCCTTTACCTATTGGGTTGTTTGTACTTGGGACAATTTGTTTCTGCCTATAGCTTTCCTTTGAGGATCACAGTATCCCTTAGGCCTTCTCCAACCATGGGAGGCAAAACCATGGTTGACTGAAAAATGGGGCGGTATTTGGAGAGAGGAGGGGGGTGTGGGGGGAGAGATAATTTGGGTTGACTGAAAAATGGGGCGGTATTTGGCCCCAGATTCCACTCCAGTTGGAATTTTTGTGAGGCCCAATTCGCAGCAAACAAGAGCCACGCGGGGCCTCATTCGAAGCAAATGATGGGCTGTTGCCCACTACCCCAAGTTGCTGGCCGTGTGTCAAAGCCTAGGCAACTTAAAAATTGCACTTTAATGGCTGCATTTCAAATGGGCtgctttcaaattatttttttcaaacctAAAGGCTTGAAATCAGCGGCTGATATTAAAATTTGTGTCGAtcaatgggaaaaaaaataaaataaaataaaatccaacatctgaaatttaaatccaaaggtaaaaataagtaaatatattattcTAAGTTGGATGTAACCTCAAAACATATGGGTTTGAGTCCTCTAGGGTTGGAGATAGCCTTGGTAGAAAGTGCATATTTAGCTGTCTAGTCagctttccttttctctttgcAGAATTGCTTGTTTCTCATTAGGGTGGGAGATCTGAAGTCAGGGATCCATTTTGAAGTTGACTATCATAGACCAGCGACATAACCCTTAAAATTGTTGTATGAGGCATCAGTCTTCCCTGATTTGCTGATTTGTGTATTGAAATGTAGGGATTAGAATTTCTTCCCCTAGCCCGCTGTCCTTGGTTCTGTCATGAGCATGGTTTCCTCAGCTTTTTGTAATGAATTCTCTTATCAAACAAACCgatgtttttttattggttaaattttattgttttcttatgCTTTAGACTTACTATGTTGAATGAGATGCCTGATGCTCAAATAGTCCTTCAGTCTTTATGTATAATCCCAGATTCACAGAGATTGTATACTGTTTTTTATTCAAGGAAATGTATTTTGCAGGTGTTAGTGCCTTTTGGGAATCGTTTTATGTGGGTGGTTGTTTGCTTCATAAGTTTGTAGTTTGTTGGTTGCACGTTGTGTAGTTTATCCTGTGGTAATTTGAATCTTTAGTATTCCTTATGTTATTGATCTGGATGGGTCTGTTATGCTGTAGAGCAAGGAGATGAAAAGGTAATACAGAACCAGAAGTTAAGAGATAATCCAGTTGCCAAGTTGCTTTTGAAATGAAGTGTCGTCCAATGACTGGTTGAGTGTTATGCCTTCCTGCCTTGTCCTGTTAATAGTATGTTGCTGGTTGGATTTTTGGTTTTCCATCTATTAAAGaattaaagagaagataatggTTTGctgttttccaagtttgaaaATGTTCTCCCTTATTGTAACAATAACACTTTAgcgttttgttgttgtttttggtACGAGCACTTACTTTGGATCATATTTATCTCCATCGCTAGAGCAAAGCAGGTAAAATTTTTTGATCTCCTATTTGTTCTGCAACCAGGGTCTAAGATGGCATGCAAAGCGACTCAGGATAGATGAGGATGGAGATGTAGCAGATGAGTTTCTTGATGAGGTTTTTCCACAGATGTCAGTTAGTACAGAAAATAATAGGGCATTGGCAAGGTTTGAAGTGAAATACAGTACCAAGCCAGCTAAAGTGAGGACTCAGGTCTTATCGCCGGACGGGAAAATCCAACAGCGTGTGGAATACCGGGGTAGATCACAGTGGATATGAAGACACCTAGAACCTAGAAGAATTTAGGTTTACGTCTTTGGGtttttgatttcctttttgtgGTCAGTTTAAATTTTTGAGTGTCATCCGATTTCTCTTCTGCGAATCAGAACTGTGGAACACTAGATCCCATTGTATTAGTACTTAAGGTCTAGGGGTTGTCTAAGTATATCTGTTCCTTCAAGGATTTGAACTGCGTTTGTGGATTTACAACTAGGAGTCGAATTTAAATAGTTTCATATAATTCAGTAATATACACAGGTAGTGGAAACACTAATTCTATGTTTTCCTGCGTTTTCTGTGATCAGATTCAATATCTTGTTTGATTTCCACCATTATGTGCGAATGTGCGCATTACCGGTGGTGGGTGCATTTTACCGGTTGAGTGGGTGCATTTTACCGGTGAGATCAACCGGTAAAAGCACCGCACTGGTAATGACACTTTTACTGTGCTGGAAGATTTCAGCTAGTGGGTAGTGAATATTCAGACATAAACCGAAGTGATTTTGTATTGTACGAGGGAGTATTATTCAACAAAATCAGTAGGGATGCATAAAACTACAGAAAGAAACCCTACCACTTTGTTATATAACAGCACCTTTTATTTCAATATACACGTGCATTTGTAGATGGAAATTAGTGTGTCCCAGCCGTGGGATGACCAGCAGTTCCCAGATGCTGGTGGCCATGCATATGGCGAGTGCCGGCAGAAAGcagttggtggtggtggcggccGCCGCTGCCGCCATGAACATGGGGTTGCCTGGAGCTCAATTTCTTCTCCGCATGCCTGGCTTTGGCTTTATGCAGCTCCATCTTTGCCCTAGCTTCCTTCTCCGCACTTTGGCCATCTTTTTCTCCTCCTTCGTCCTTGCCTCTACTGCCTCTAACTCAAACAAATATATCATCACTCTTTGATCTCATCctgcaaacaaaaacatagtttttttaaagtaaacaTGCATGCAAAATGTACCTTTTCTTCTACTTCGGCTTTGTAAATATTTACGTGCTCCTTGGCTGAACTGGCCAGGTTGCTCAACTTCTCCTTTGCGTACTGCATTTCTCTCTTGATTTATCCTGCACAAAGAAACCACAAAAGCAATTTCCGTTGTTTGTTATGAAACTTAAAACTTTAACAAGCCAGCCAATTGAATCTTGATTTCCAAGAAGACAAGGACGTGCACGTAGGGAGTGAAaagctgaagaagaataaaaaaaccaaGGATTTTAGTTTGACGTGGGTAAGAAGCTCAGAACTCTCCAATAAGGCAAATGAATTTTATGTATcggaaaaacaaaaggaaaggaCTGTCAAAAGATCCTGGGATACGCCCAGATGACCGACACGTGGCCAGCATGCAGGTCCTTCCTTTCATATGCTGCCACGTTGGAAACAAAAGGTCTGGAGCTTGCACATAGATCCTTAATAACTTTTTAAAGTACATATGGGCATCTTCAAATGGGCAACCTTTTTTttcagtatttttatttggttgagaaaggATATATCATTAGATAATCAAATCAGTACAATTGGGACAACATGTATTTGGCGGCCTCGTTAAAATCTCTCTAGAGAAAGCTCTATGGGACAAAATTTCATAGGAGAAAAGAGTATCACACATGCTAGACACTACAAAAGAGTCAAACATCACGACTAACAGAAGAGTCCTCATATAGACAATCTTGTAACCAAAGTGGTGGATCAGTAAACCAAAAGGATAAAATCCTCTTGGCAAAGACTGAAACGCGCGAGACGATTTGCAACTCCATTAGCAGGACGGGGAACAAAATGAACAGAGAGGGACGACGATGAAGCAAGGAGCTGTCAGACGTCATCAACAAGAAGCAATTGGATAACACTAAGGAATCAGACTCAACTAGGAGTGGAGAAAAGGAAGCATCCGCCGCAAAGGATATTCCAATTTTTAGAGCATAAAATTAAGTAGCCAGTACCGATATCAGACTTGGAGCATGCATTGCCACCACGCCGCAGAGACGACCATAGGAGTCCCTTATCACTGCTCCAACGCCATGCAAGCCATAATTCAAACTAAGTGCACCGTCAACATTGAGTTTAAAAGAATCTGAAGGAGGAGGTTGCCACCGTTTTCAGGAAACTGGCAAAGAAGATCTTCAATGATGAAGAAAGAAGTATAATCTTTTGAAACTCGGCATCATAGTTCTTTGCACAAAAAACAATTTGTTCAAGGGCAAAACAATAGAATCAAATAAGACAGCATTACGAGCATTCCAGAGAGACCAAAGAACCAATGTAAACAGAGAGTGTTGGGCACTAGAGAGAACATCCCAGGCCACCAATAGCCAGCTTAAGGCATCATGATCAGGTAATGTAGCAAGAGAGAAGGACCAA encodes the following:
- the LOC117628785 gene encoding uncharacterized protein LOC117628785, whose product is MGFLRKMAGMLGFTKDDGHEVKDNEEEDEDDNQAQNRANFQETGLPRKGFSVPVQVAVDRNLPGPVLVPCRSGDGGVQGLRWHAKRLRIDEDGDVADEFLDEVFPQMSVSTENNRALARFEVKYSTKPAKVRTQVLSPDGKIQQRVEYRGRSQWI
- the LOC117627598 gene encoding LOW QUALITY PROTEIN: late embryogenesis abundant protein 6 (The sequence of the model RefSeq protein was modified relative to this genomic sequence to represent the inferred CDS: inserted 1 base in 1 codon) is translated as MQYAKEKLSNLASSAKEHVNIYKAEVEEKLEAVEARTKEEKKMAKVRXKEARAKMELHKAKARHAEKKLSSRQPHVHGGSGGRHHHQLLSAGTRHMHGHQHLGTAGHPTAGTH